From Halapricum desulfuricans, a single genomic window includes:
- a CDS encoding GTP-dependent dephospho-CoA kinase family protein, with protein sequence MPEEILTLPEGLRGELKDPLGPIYTDTEGLLADAGEPIVAVGDIVTYHLLEAGHTPAVALVDERTKRESVDSEVKKAVVGDNGAPAFDERIAVANPAATLTAELLSALRAAVASDATTLLVVDGEEDLAALPAILAAPEAASVVYGQPGEGMVLVTADESARDRARSLLERMDGDLPAVLDAVRP encoded by the coding sequence GTGCCCGAGGAGATACTCACGCTCCCGGAGGGGCTCCGGGGCGAGCTGAAAGACCCGCTCGGTCCGATCTACACCGACACCGAGGGGCTGCTCGCGGACGCCGGCGAGCCGATCGTGGCGGTCGGGGACATCGTCACGTATCACTTGCTGGAAGCCGGTCACACGCCTGCGGTCGCACTGGTCGACGAGCGGACGAAACGAGAGTCGGTCGACAGCGAGGTCAAGAAAGCCGTCGTCGGCGACAACGGCGCGCCGGCGTTCGACGAGCGGATCGCGGTCGCGAACCCGGCCGCGACGCTGACCGCCGAGTTGCTCTCGGCGCTCCGGGCAGCCGTGGCCAGCGACGCGACGACGTTGCTCGTCGTCGACGGCGAGGAGGATCTGGCGGCTCTACCGGCAATTCTGGCCGCTCCAGAGGCGGCAAGCGTCGTCTACGGCCAACCCGGGGAAGGGATGGTGCTCGTGACTGCCGACGAATCGGCCCGTGATCGCGCTCGATCGTTGCTGGAACGGATGGACGGCGACCTGCCGGCTGTTTTAGACGCCGTCCGTCCGTGA
- the spt4 gene encoding transcription elongation factor subunit Spt4 has protein sequence MMADRLVCRECHRVQDSSITEEDACQACGSTSLTEDWAGYVIIAHPEQSEIASEMEVTEPGQYALKVR, from the coding sequence CTGATGGCCGATCGGTTGGTCTGTCGGGAGTGCCACCGCGTCCAGGACTCCTCGATCACCGAGGAAGACGCCTGCCAGGCCTGCGGGTCGACCTCGCTGACGGAAGACTGGGCCGGCTACGTCATCATCGCCCACCCCGAACAGTCCGAGATCGCGAGCGAGATGGAAGTCACCGAACCCGGCCAGTACGCGCTGAAGGTCCGCTAA